TATTTTTCTTTCTGTCATGGCTCGTCCTCCCTCCTTTTAATAAAGGATTCACTTCATAATGTTATAAAATTTTTGCAGACCCCAATCCTGACGCAGTAATCAGAGAACCACTCAATTTTGACGGTGATAACACCCCCTCTCAGCGTGCCCGAACAAATGGAAGAGCAAACTCAAAAAATCTCAAACTGCAAGACAAATGCCAGGCTGTTGGTATTCGCAACAGCCCGTACTCACTATATTATGAAACACATGATTCTTTTACTAAATGCAAACTTAAGGAGAAAATCAAGGGCAAGTATGAGATATATTTGTGCCGCGGAAAGTAATGAGCATTTTTTCTGGATCGTGTACAGATTAATCATTTGATTAATATTTTCCCATTTCGTTAATATTTTTAACGCAACAACTTATCATCTCGACAGCCCATATTTTTGTACCCTGTATGCCAGCGTCGGTCTCGATATATTCAACAGCCTAGCCGCTCTGGAAAGGTTACCCCTACTAAGCTCTAGTGCACGCATTATATATTTTTTGTTGATTTCTTCTAAATCCACACCTTGTAATGGAATATCTATTTCATCCCTCTGAGGTCTTTTAGTTTCCCGGGGTGATTGTCCAATAAGCATTTCCAAATGAGAAGATTTTATTTCCCTACCATCCTCCATTAGAACAATACGCTCTATTAAGTTCCTCAACTCTCTGACATTACCGGGCCAATCGTAGCTCTGTAGAAGTAACTGAGCATCCTTTGAGATTGATTGAAAATTCTTCCCGAACTTGTTGTTAAATTTATCCATAAAGAACATTACAAGAGGTATAATATCAGCCTTCCTCTCCCTAAGTGGGGGCACCTGTATACATGCAACATTCAATCTGTAAAAGAGGTCTCTACGAAAAGTGCCCTCTTTCACTGCATCGGCGAGACTCTTATTTGTCGCTGCAATTACTCTAACATCTACGCTTATCTTTGCAGTACCCCCAACTCTGTAAAACTCCTTTTCCTCAAGAAATCTCAATAGATTTACTTGGGTCTGATGTGATAGTTCACTTATCTCATCCAGGAAAAGTGTTCCTCCATTGGCTGCTTCAATCTTCCCCTCTTTTCCTTCTTTCAACCCACCGGTAAACGAACCTTTCTCGTAACCGAAAAGCTCACTTTCCACTAAATCTTTGCTTATTGCTCCGCAGTTAATAGCCATAAAAGGTCGCCCAAATCTGTCACTCCGATAATGTATGTAGCGAGCAACTATTTCTTTTCCCGTCCCTGTCTCACCTTCTATTAGCACCGTTGTATCCGAGCTACGTGCCACTTTGTCCGCCTTGTTGAACACTTCACGGATCTCCTTGCTTGCCATCACTATTTTTTCAACATCAAATTCTCTGATGTACGCCCGCCGTAAAACTTCAAGCTCCCTTTTCAGTCTGAGATTCTCCAGTGCTCTCTCTACAATAATTTCAATCTCTTCCATATCAAGTGGCTTCACAAGGTAGTCAAATGCACCGAGTTTCATGGAGGTAATCACGGTTCTTATGTCCTCATATGCCGTCATCATTATCACAAGTATATCTTTGTCGGTCTCTCGAATAGCTTTGAGGGTCTCTATACCATCAATACCAGGTAAACGTATATCCAACAACACAAGATCAAACCTTTCCTTCTTGATCACATCGAGAGCTTCTTCACCGCTTCCTACAATAACAGTCTTATATTTCTCAGACAAAATCTGTTTCAGCGGCTTCTGCAATAGTTCATCATCATCAACTATGAGAATTCTGTACTTATACACCTTACTCACCCACCATAGTTCCGATTATTGTAATTCAATGTACAGACGCCTCCATGGGGAATATTAAAGTGAACTTTGTTCCCCTTCCTACGGCACTCTCCACTTCGATTGTGGCATTGTGCTGTTCCAATATCTTGTGAACAATCGAGAGTCCTAAACCTGTTCCATCAGGTTTCGTGGTAAAAAAGGGATCAAAAATCTTAGGTAGATGCTCCCTCCTGATACCACTTCCATTGTCTATAATTACCAGACGGAACTTTTTCCCATGTTTTCCTCCTTGATTCTCCACCGACCCCGAAATTGTTATTTTACCCCCATCCGATGGCATCGATTCTACCGCGTTAATTAATATATTTAACAACACTTGACGAATCTGATCCTCATCAAAAACCATAGCAGGTATCGAAACCGGAAGATCCACTTCAACTTGAATACCCCTATTTGCACATTGAGGTTCAAGAACATGCACCGTTTCCTTTATAATATTATCTATGTAAGATCGCCTAGATTGGGGAGCAGCCGGCCTCGCAAAATCAAGAACATTTTTGACAAGTCTATTTATTCTCTCAATTCCCCTGAGTGAATCATTTATCAATTCAAGCACCTGTGAGTCTCCAATCGCTTTTTTTGCCAGCATTTGAAGGTTCAAATTGATACCGGCGAGGGGGTTTCGTATCTCATGGGCAATACCCGCGGATAACTGTCCCAAAGAAGATAGTCTATCCATTCTTCTAATAAGATCTTCCGTCGCTCTGACCTTTGTCACATCCTGTATGGTTATTATTGTTCCGGAGCGGTTCCCCTCTAAATTTTTCACAAAAGAACTCTCTATTTCCAAAATAGCCATATCACCATTCTTCTTTTCAATGCAGACATCCACAATTTCATGCTTTGGTCCATTCTTGAGTGCCGCCTGCAACACCTCACGAACTGCCGTTGATTCTATTTCTTTGATATGTTTACCTGAAATGTCCGCGCGGCATATCTCGAGAATCTGTTCCGCTCGGCCATTTACCGATTGGACACATCCGCTACTGTCGATAGTTATAATTCCATTGGGGGAACTCTCAAAGATGTTCTCCGCCAAATTTCTCTCTGCAATAACCTGCTCATACAAAGTTGCATTTCTCAAAAGTACAGCTGAGTGATTTGCCATTATCGAAAGTATCTCCATGTCGTTTTTGGTAAATGCTCCAATCCTGCTGGAGTACACACTCACAACACCCAGTACATCGCCTTCACATATCATCGGCACCGAAAG
This window of the Syntrophales bacterium genome carries:
- a CDS encoding sigma-54 dependent transcriptional regulator, which translates into the protein MYKYRILIVDDDELLQKPLKQILSEKYKTVIVGSGEEALDVIKKERFDLVLLDIRLPGIDGIETLKAIRETDKDILVIMMTAYEDIRTVITSMKLGAFDYLVKPLDMEEIEIIVERALENLRLKRELEVLRRAYIREFDVEKIVMASKEIREVFNKADKVARSSDTTVLIEGETGTGKEIVARYIHYRSDRFGRPFMAINCGAISKDLVESELFGYEKGSFTGGLKEGKEGKIEAANGGTLFLDEISELSHQTQVNLLRFLEEKEFYRVGGTAKISVDVRVIAATNKSLADAVKEGTFRRDLFYRLNVACIQVPPLRERKADIIPLVMFFMDKFNNKFGKNFQSISKDAQLLLQSYDWPGNVRELRNLIERIVLMEDGREIKSSHLEMLIGQSPRETKRPQRDEIDIPLQGVDLEEINKKYIMRALELSRGNLSRAARLLNISRPTLAYRVQKYGLSR
- a CDS encoding ATP-binding protein, giving the protein MAGLEKNSGKKTAITKEKLLSSILTIGRMLTRPVPIDTVLNAIVRETQKFFGLNRVAIFLVNKEARLLECKYLAGFVTDEEVHRALTWPLHMDKHNCQETIVARTGKTVFIKDRFSDPRITVTDRKMDEYWKRKSTITAPLKIKREVIGVLEGDSTEGVLELSRKDISLFTFFANQAGIIVENARLHAQNKRKIDQLLLLQQLTNRSVTIDQIKKFIDVIAKNAMKMTEAQGCEVFLVEKNGTAISVLSRKGVCLFDQKIHTPAINIWDKVVETGRPVLIYNIKEGAERYDLSGNVKSVLSVPMICEGDVLGVVSVYSSRIGAFTKNDMEILSIMANHSAVLLRNATLYEQVIAERNLAENIFESSPNGIITIDSSGCVQSVNGRAEQILEICRADISGKHIKEIESTAVREVLQAALKNGPKHEIVDVCIEKKNGDMAILEIESSFVKNLEGNRSGTIITIQDVTKVRATEDLIRRMDRLSSLGQLSAGIAHEIRNPLAGINLNLQMLAKKAIGDSQVLELINDSLRGIERINRLVKNVLDFARPAAPQSRRSYIDNIIKETVHVLEPQCANRGIQVEVDLPVSIPAMVFDEDQIRQVLLNILINAVESMPSDGGKITISGSVENQGGKHGKKFRLVIIDNGSGIRREHLPKIFDPFFTTKPDGTGLGLSIVHKILEQHNATIEVESAVGRGTKFTLIFPMEASVH